One Anolis carolinensis isolate JA03-04 chromosome 5, rAnoCar3.1.pri, whole genome shotgun sequence DNA segment encodes these proteins:
- the tifa gene encoding TRAF-interacting protein with FHA domain-containing protein A, producing the protein MATAFETADTEETTTSLNITVYHPEQEKKQVFRAIRFCQREQLRVDELVKFGRNCDICRFYFVDSHVSRIQFALQLFRPFGSSELVFEIMNLSKRVKLIVDSVELAFLNKFIIPQRCLVRFGDYQLLMEKQDGQSENFFEISFDMSKTSLWQEAVSLSVPETGVAYSPSPEEMDEDE; encoded by the coding sequence ATGGCGACTGCATTTGAGACTGCAGATACTGAAGAGACCACCACCTCTCTCAATATCACCGTCTACCATCCAGAACAAGAGAAAAAGCAAGTATTCCGTGCCATAAGGTTTTGCCAGCGAGAGCAGCTGAGAGTGGATGAATTGGTTAAATTTGGAAGAAACTGTGACATCTGTCGTTTTTACTTTGTGGACTCACATGTTTCACGGATTCAGTTTGCCCTTCAGCTTTTTAGACCCTTCGGCAGCTCTGAGCTTGTTTTTGAGATTATGAATTTGAGTAAAAGGGTTAAGTTAATTGTAGACAGTGTTGAATTGGCCTTCCTGAACAAGTTCATCATTCCACAGAGATGCTTGGTTCGCTTTGGAGACTATCAGCTGTTAATGGAAAAACAAGATGGACAATCTGAGAATTTCTTTGAGATCTCCTTTGACATGTCAAAAACATCATTGTGGCAAGAAGCAGTGTCTTTGTCTGTACCTGAAACTGGCGTTGCATATAGTCCATCTCCAGAAGAGATGGATGAAGATGAATAA